A DNA window from Setaria viridis chromosome 2, Setaria_viridis_v4.0, whole genome shotgun sequence contains the following coding sequences:
- the LOC117846107 gene encoding kinesin-like protein KIN-4A isoform X1, with amino-acid sequence MTMEHGEDCCVRVAVHVRPLIGDEKLQGCKDCVAVVPGKPQVQIGSHSFTFDHVYGSTGTPSAAMFDECVAPLVDGLFQGYNATVLAYGQTGSGKTYTMGTACKEGSHIGIIPRAMAALFDKIESLKNQVEFQLRVSFIEILKEEVRDLLDPTAATVGKVENGNGHTKLSVPGKPPVQIREASNGVITLAGSTEVHVSTQKEMTACLEQGSLSRATGSTNMNNQSSRSHAIFTITLEQMRKTDPIMTADGMPIEEMNEDYLCAKLHLVDLAGSERAKRTGSDGLRFKEGVHINRGLLALGNVISALGDEKKRKEGAHVPYRDSKLTRLLQDSLGGNSKTVMIACISPADINAEETLNTLKYANRARNIQNKPIVNRNPVADEMKRMRQQIEYLQAELVSARGGVGSDDVQGLRERISWLEQTNEDLCRELYDIRNRSQTDPCEPEMQKTSNGFTKSEGLKRSLQSTDPFDVPMTDSVRGNPKDIEDEVAKEWEHTMLQDSLGKELNELNRQLEQKESEMKMYGCDTVALKQHFGKKLMELEEEKRAVQQERDRLLAEVESLNADGQTHKLRDAQLQKLKSLEAQILDLKKKQENQVQLLKEKQKSDEAAKKLQEEIHFIKAQKVQLQHKIKQEAEQFRQWKATREKELLQLRKEGRRNEYERHKLQALNQRTKLVLQRKTEEAAMATKRLKEILEARKSSARDNSAGTNGTSPGSNMGERSLQKWLDQELEVMVHVHEVRNEYEKQSQLRAKLGEELAILKQEDIRAGASSPQRGKNGNSRPNTLSPNARQARIASLESMVTISSNTLVAMASQLSEAEERERAFSGRSRWNQLRSMGEAKSLLQYIFNVAADARCQVREKELEMKERMTELVGILRHSESRRREMEKQLKQREQTAPMATTPPRSGNGTAKHSADDPSTPLSPVAVPAQKQLKYSAGIVNSPSKGIAAFNKEQLKMVPIAQLSVGKKVSIAGQSGKLWRWKRSHHQWLLQFKWKWQKPWKLSEMIRHSDETITRTRPRPQLLPPKPHRVM; translated from the exons ATGACCATGGAGCACGGCGAGGATTGCTGCGTCAGGGTGGCGGTCCACGTGCGGCCGCTCATCGGCGACGAGAAGCTGCAGGGATGTAAGGACTGCGTCGCCGTCGTGCCGGGCAAGCCGCAG GTCCAGATCGGCAGCCACTCCTTCACCTTCGACCATGTGTACGGCAGCACCGGCACGCCGTCGGCGGCCATGTTCGACGAGTGCGTGGCGCCGCTGGTGGACGGCCTGTTCCAGGGCTACAACGCCACCGTGCTCGCATACGGCCAG ACTGGGTCGGGGAAGACCTACACCATGGGGACTGCCTGCAAGGAGGGATCACATATCGGGATCATCCCACGAGCTATGGCTGCGCTGTTCGACAAGATTGAGAGCCTCAAAAACCAAGTGGAGTTCCAATTACGCGTCTCCTTCATCGAG ATTTTGAAAGAAGAGGTGAGGGATTTGCTTGACCCTACTGCTGCAACTGTGGGCAAAGTTGAGAATGGCAATGGGCACACAAAATTGTCTGTGCCAGGGAAACCCCCTGTGCAGATTCGAGAGGCATCAAATGGAGTCATAACACTAGCTGGATCGACTGAAGTGCATGTCAGTACTCAGAAGGAAATGACTGCATGCCTTGAGCAAGGTTCCCTGAGTCGCGCAACTGGAAGTACCAACATGAACAACCAGTCAAG TCGTTCCCATGCCATCTTCACAATCACATTGGAGCAGATGCGCAAAACAGATCCCATCATGACTGCAGATGGAATGCCCATTGAAGAAATGAATGAAGACTATCTCTGTGCCAAACTTCATTTAGTAGATCTTGCTGGATCAGAACGGGCTAAGAGAACTGGTTCAGATGGCCTTCGGTTCAAGGAAG GTGTTCACATCAACAGAGGACTTCTTGCTCTTGGCAACGTCATAAGTGCTCTTGGAGATGagaaaaagaggaaagaaggTGCTCATGTTCCTTACAGGGACAGCAAACTCACTCGTCTTTTGCAG GATTCCCTAGGTGGAAATAGCAAGACTGTAATGATAG CTTGCATAAGTCCAGCAGACATTAATGCTGAAGAGACATTAAACACTTTGAAATATGCTAACAGGGCACGTAATATCCAGAACAAACCAATT GTCAACAGAAATCCTGTTGCAGATGAAATGAAAAGGATGCGCCAGCAGATTGAGTACTTGCAAGCAGAGCTTGTTTCAGCTCGTGGAGGAGTTGGATCAGATGATGTTCAG GGTCTCAGAGAAAGGATATCATGGCTTGAACAAACAAATGAAGATCTTTGCAGGGAACTATATGATATTCGCAACCGTTCTCAAACTGATCCTTGTGAACCGGAAATGCAA AAAACTTCAAATGGCTTTACAAAAAGTGAAGGGCTCAAAAGAAGCCTGCAAAGTACAGATCCATTTGATGTCCCTATGACTGACTCAGTAAGAG GCAACCCTAAAGATATTGAAGATGAGGTAGCTAAAGAATGGGAACACACAATGCTGCAGGATAGCTTGGGCAAAGAGCTGAATGAATTAAACAGGCAGCTAGAGCAAAAGGAG TCTGAGATGAAAATGTATGGATGCGATACTGTTGCACTTAAGCAACACtttgggaagaaacttatggaGCTTGAAGAAGAGAAAAGAGCCGTACAG CAAGAGAGGGACAGATTGTTGGCTGAAGTTGAAAGCCTAAATGCTGATGGTCAGACCCATAAACTGCGAGATGCCCAACTGCAGAAACTAAAATCCCTTGAAGCACAG ATTCTAGATCTTAAGAAAAAGCAGGAGAACCAAGTTCAGCTTTTGAAGGAAAAGCAAAAGAGTGATGAAGCTGCTAAGAAACTGCAAGAAGAAATTCATTTTATTAAGGCACAAAAG GTACAActacaacacaaaatcaaacaGGAAGCAGAACAGTTCAGGCAATGGAAAGCTACCCGTGAAAAGGAACTTCTTCAG TTGCGCAAGGAGGGACGGAGAAATGAGTATGAACGCCACAAGCTTCAAGCGCTTAATCAGCGGACGAAATTG GTTCTGCAAAGGAAGACTGAAGAGGCTGCCATGGCTACCAAAAGGCTGAAAGAGATACTAGAAGCTAGGAAATCTTCTGCCCGTGACAATTCAG CTGGCACCAATGGTACCTCTCCAGGCTCTAAT ATGGGTGAGAGATCTTTGCAAAAGTGGTTGGATCAAGAGCTTGAAGTTATGGTGCATGTGCATGAAGTCCGAAATGAATATGAAAAACAAAGCCAACT GCGTGCTAAGCTTGGTGAGGAACTTGCAATTCTTAAACAAGAAGACATACGTGCTGGCGCATCTAGCCCCCAGAGAGGGAAGAATGGAAATTCTAG GCCAAATACCTTGTCACCAAATGCAAGACAAGCTAGGATAGCATCACTTGAGAGCATGGTGACAATCTCTTCGAATACTCTTGTCGCAATGGCTTCTCAACTCTCAGAAGCTGAAGAGCGAGAGCGTGCCTTCTCTGGGCGTAGTCGATGGAATCAACTGCGGTCAATGGGGGAGGCAAAGAGTTTATTGCAGTACATCTTTAATGTTGCTGCCGATGCAAG ATGCCAAGTAAGGGAGAAAGAACTGGAGATGAAGGAGAGAATGACAGAGCTTGTGGGCATTCTTCGACATAGTGAATCGCGGAGAAGGGAAATGGAGAAGCAGCTAAAGCAAAGAGAGCAGACAGCTCCAATGGCCACTACACCTCCG AGAAGTGGAAATGGCACTGCAAAGCACTCTGCTGATGACCCCAGCACACCACTGTCCCCTGTTGCCGTTCCTGCACAGAAGCAGCTCAAGTACTCTGCTGGAATTGTAAATAGCCCCAGCAAAGGGATTGCTGCATTCAACAAAGAGCAACTTAAG ATGGTTCCTATAGCACAGTTGTCTGTGGGGAAGAAAGTTTCAATAGCAGGGCAATCAGGAAAACTATGGAGATGGAAAAGGAGCCATCACCAGTGGCTTCTGCAGTTCAAATGGAAGTGGCAGAAGCCCTGGAAACTGTCTGAGATGATCCGGCACAGCGATGAAACCATCACGAGGACTAGGCCCAGACCTCAACTTCTTCCTCCTAAACCCCATAGAGTGATGTGA
- the LOC117846107 gene encoding kinesin-like protein KIN-4A isoform X2, which translates to MMVMICITCVQIGSHSFTFDHVYGSTGTPSAAMFDECVAPLVDGLFQGYNATVLAYGQTGSGKTYTMGTACKEGSHIGIIPRAMAALFDKIESLKNQVEFQLRVSFIEILKEEVRDLLDPTAATVGKVENGNGHTKLSVPGKPPVQIREASNGVITLAGSTEVHVSTQKEMTACLEQGSLSRATGSTNMNNQSSRSHAIFTITLEQMRKTDPIMTADGMPIEEMNEDYLCAKLHLVDLAGSERAKRTGSDGLRFKEGVHINRGLLALGNVISALGDEKKRKEGAHVPYRDSKLTRLLQDSLGGNSKTVMIACISPADINAEETLNTLKYANRARNIQNKPIVNRNPVADEMKRMRQQIEYLQAELVSARGGVGSDDVQGLRERISWLEQTNEDLCRELYDIRNRSQTDPCEPEMQKTSNGFTKSEGLKRSLQSTDPFDVPMTDSVRGNPKDIEDEVAKEWEHTMLQDSLGKELNELNRQLEQKESEMKMYGCDTVALKQHFGKKLMELEEEKRAVQQERDRLLAEVESLNADGQTHKLRDAQLQKLKSLEAQILDLKKKQENQVQLLKEKQKSDEAAKKLQEEIHFIKAQKVQLQHKIKQEAEQFRQWKATREKELLQLRKEGRRNEYERHKLQALNQRTKLVLQRKTEEAAMATKRLKEILEARKSSARDNSAGTNGTSPGSNMGERSLQKWLDQELEVMVHVHEVRNEYEKQSQLRAKLGEELAILKQEDIRAGASSPQRGKNGNSRPNTLSPNARQARIASLESMVTISSNTLVAMASQLSEAEERERAFSGRSRWNQLRSMGEAKSLLQYIFNVAADARCQVREKELEMKERMTELVGILRHSESRRREMEKQLKQREQTAPMATTPPRSGNGTAKHSADDPSTPLSPVAVPAQKQLKYSAGIVNSPSKGIAAFNKEQLKMVPIAQLSVGKKVSIAGQSGKLWRWKRSHHQWLLQFKWKWQKPWKLSEMIRHSDETITRTRPRPQLLPPKPHRVM; encoded by the exons ATGATGGTGATGATATGCATCACATGT GTCCAGATCGGCAGCCACTCCTTCACCTTCGACCATGTGTACGGCAGCACCGGCACGCCGTCGGCGGCCATGTTCGACGAGTGCGTGGCGCCGCTGGTGGACGGCCTGTTCCAGGGCTACAACGCCACCGTGCTCGCATACGGCCAG ACTGGGTCGGGGAAGACCTACACCATGGGGACTGCCTGCAAGGAGGGATCACATATCGGGATCATCCCACGAGCTATGGCTGCGCTGTTCGACAAGATTGAGAGCCTCAAAAACCAAGTGGAGTTCCAATTACGCGTCTCCTTCATCGAG ATTTTGAAAGAAGAGGTGAGGGATTTGCTTGACCCTACTGCTGCAACTGTGGGCAAAGTTGAGAATGGCAATGGGCACACAAAATTGTCTGTGCCAGGGAAACCCCCTGTGCAGATTCGAGAGGCATCAAATGGAGTCATAACACTAGCTGGATCGACTGAAGTGCATGTCAGTACTCAGAAGGAAATGACTGCATGCCTTGAGCAAGGTTCCCTGAGTCGCGCAACTGGAAGTACCAACATGAACAACCAGTCAAG TCGTTCCCATGCCATCTTCACAATCACATTGGAGCAGATGCGCAAAACAGATCCCATCATGACTGCAGATGGAATGCCCATTGAAGAAATGAATGAAGACTATCTCTGTGCCAAACTTCATTTAGTAGATCTTGCTGGATCAGAACGGGCTAAGAGAACTGGTTCAGATGGCCTTCGGTTCAAGGAAG GTGTTCACATCAACAGAGGACTTCTTGCTCTTGGCAACGTCATAAGTGCTCTTGGAGATGagaaaaagaggaaagaaggTGCTCATGTTCCTTACAGGGACAGCAAACTCACTCGTCTTTTGCAG GATTCCCTAGGTGGAAATAGCAAGACTGTAATGATAG CTTGCATAAGTCCAGCAGACATTAATGCTGAAGAGACATTAAACACTTTGAAATATGCTAACAGGGCACGTAATATCCAGAACAAACCAATT GTCAACAGAAATCCTGTTGCAGATGAAATGAAAAGGATGCGCCAGCAGATTGAGTACTTGCAAGCAGAGCTTGTTTCAGCTCGTGGAGGAGTTGGATCAGATGATGTTCAG GGTCTCAGAGAAAGGATATCATGGCTTGAACAAACAAATGAAGATCTTTGCAGGGAACTATATGATATTCGCAACCGTTCTCAAACTGATCCTTGTGAACCGGAAATGCAA AAAACTTCAAATGGCTTTACAAAAAGTGAAGGGCTCAAAAGAAGCCTGCAAAGTACAGATCCATTTGATGTCCCTATGACTGACTCAGTAAGAG GCAACCCTAAAGATATTGAAGATGAGGTAGCTAAAGAATGGGAACACACAATGCTGCAGGATAGCTTGGGCAAAGAGCTGAATGAATTAAACAGGCAGCTAGAGCAAAAGGAG TCTGAGATGAAAATGTATGGATGCGATACTGTTGCACTTAAGCAACACtttgggaagaaacttatggaGCTTGAAGAAGAGAAAAGAGCCGTACAG CAAGAGAGGGACAGATTGTTGGCTGAAGTTGAAAGCCTAAATGCTGATGGTCAGACCCATAAACTGCGAGATGCCCAACTGCAGAAACTAAAATCCCTTGAAGCACAG ATTCTAGATCTTAAGAAAAAGCAGGAGAACCAAGTTCAGCTTTTGAAGGAAAAGCAAAAGAGTGATGAAGCTGCTAAGAAACTGCAAGAAGAAATTCATTTTATTAAGGCACAAAAG GTACAActacaacacaaaatcaaacaGGAAGCAGAACAGTTCAGGCAATGGAAAGCTACCCGTGAAAAGGAACTTCTTCAG TTGCGCAAGGAGGGACGGAGAAATGAGTATGAACGCCACAAGCTTCAAGCGCTTAATCAGCGGACGAAATTG GTTCTGCAAAGGAAGACTGAAGAGGCTGCCATGGCTACCAAAAGGCTGAAAGAGATACTAGAAGCTAGGAAATCTTCTGCCCGTGACAATTCAG CTGGCACCAATGGTACCTCTCCAGGCTCTAAT ATGGGTGAGAGATCTTTGCAAAAGTGGTTGGATCAAGAGCTTGAAGTTATGGTGCATGTGCATGAAGTCCGAAATGAATATGAAAAACAAAGCCAACT GCGTGCTAAGCTTGGTGAGGAACTTGCAATTCTTAAACAAGAAGACATACGTGCTGGCGCATCTAGCCCCCAGAGAGGGAAGAATGGAAATTCTAG GCCAAATACCTTGTCACCAAATGCAAGACAAGCTAGGATAGCATCACTTGAGAGCATGGTGACAATCTCTTCGAATACTCTTGTCGCAATGGCTTCTCAACTCTCAGAAGCTGAAGAGCGAGAGCGTGCCTTCTCTGGGCGTAGTCGATGGAATCAACTGCGGTCAATGGGGGAGGCAAAGAGTTTATTGCAGTACATCTTTAATGTTGCTGCCGATGCAAG ATGCCAAGTAAGGGAGAAAGAACTGGAGATGAAGGAGAGAATGACAGAGCTTGTGGGCATTCTTCGACATAGTGAATCGCGGAGAAGGGAAATGGAGAAGCAGCTAAAGCAAAGAGAGCAGACAGCTCCAATGGCCACTACACCTCCG AGAAGTGGAAATGGCACTGCAAAGCACTCTGCTGATGACCCCAGCACACCACTGTCCCCTGTTGCCGTTCCTGCACAGAAGCAGCTCAAGTACTCTGCTGGAATTGTAAATAGCCCCAGCAAAGGGATTGCTGCATTCAACAAAGAGCAACTTAAG ATGGTTCCTATAGCACAGTTGTCTGTGGGGAAGAAAGTTTCAATAGCAGGGCAATCAGGAAAACTATGGAGATGGAAAAGGAGCCATCACCAGTGGCTTCTGCAGTTCAAATGGAAGTGGCAGAAGCCCTGGAAACTGTCTGAGATGATCCGGCACAGCGATGAAACCATCACGAGGACTAGGCCCAGACCTCAACTTCTTCCTCCTAAACCCCATAGAGTGATGTGA